From a region of the Neodiprion fabricii isolate iyNeoFabr1 chromosome 7, iyNeoFabr1.1, whole genome shotgun sequence genome:
- the LOC124186476 gene encoding tRNA (guanine-N(7)-)-methyltransferase non-catalytic subunit wdr4 → MSFSVYDREVTLCSGDNVITCNIDDDTVKELILPDLKSTKDTTHHNKLDIDLYHTITNVSYSNDGEYFLVCTNRKQLCLYRRKNGELTANRTLARAASKVRFTPNNDVVVADKSGDAYLYSSSKPEEEGIALLGHLSMLLDVMVTTDQKYIVTADRDEKIRVSMYPNCYNILSYCLGHEKFVTNIQELPHDKNILVSSGGDGCVKFWDYKTGKELLSIDVNENVKQKDVEGFNRCLEDCELDESVTILPLKHLVVSKIDDSTSLVMTTLFSCKRLFLYNVSGSVKTGVTLNQRQAVELQDDPLECLVQNNSAFWTLSDGGLSIYKFDDQRFEKDETSCRLERINESWKTLRNHLKKHSLFPILYKRKFDNVQDYQERKKTRLLSKVSG, encoded by the coding sequence ATGAGTTTTTCCGTGTATGATAGAGAAGTGACGCTTTGCAGCGGCGACAACGTAATTACATGCAATATCGACGATGACACGGTAAAGGAGTTAATTTTGCCGGACTTGAAGTCTACGAAGGATACAACCCACCACAACAAATTGGACATAGATTTATACCACACGATAACTAACGTGTCTTACTCGAACGACGGTGAATATTTCCTGGTATGTACGAATAGAAAACAGCTCTGTTTGTACAGGCGAAAAAATGGTGAACTAACTGCGAATAGAACGCTGGCTAGAGCAGCGAGCAAAGTCAGGTTTACGCCGAACAACGACGTCGTTGTGGCCGATAAGTCTGGAGATGCTTACTTGTACTCCAGCAGCAAGCCTGAAGAGGAGGGAATCGCCCTACTTGGACACCTCTCGATGCTGCTCGATGTTATGGTGACGACGGATCAGAAGTACATCGTTACTGCTGACCGAGATGAAAAGATCCGAGTCTCTATGTACCCGAATTGTTACAACATATTGTCGTACTGCTTGgggcatgaaaaatttgtgacaaacaTTCAGGAACTGCCTCACGATAAAAATATCCTGGTATCTAGCGGAGGTGATGGATGTGTGAAGTTTTGGGATTACAAGACCGGCAAGGAGTTGCTGTCCATTGATGTAAATGAGAACGTCAAGCAGAAGGATGTTGAGGGCTTTAATAGATGCCTTGAGGACTGCGAGCTAGATGAGTCTGTCACCATATTGCCACTCAAACACCTTGTGGTCTCAAAAATTGACGATTCAACCTCTTTGGTCATGACGACCCTCTTCTCTTGcaaaagattatttttatacaatgttTCTGGAAGTGTGAAGACAGGAGTCACGCTGAATCAGCGTCAGGCAGTGGAGCTTCAAGACGACCCCCTGGAATGTCTTGTTCAAAACAACAGCGCGTTTTGGACTCTGAGCGACGGTGGATTAAGCATTTACAAATTTGATGATCAACGATTTGAGAAGGACGAAACAAGTTGTAGATTGGAGAGAATTAACGAATCTTGGAAAACATTGAgaaatcacttgaaaaaaCACAGTCTTTTTCCCATCTTGTACAAGAGGAAGTTTGACAATGTTCAAGATTATCAGGAAAGGAAGAAAACCCGGCTCCTGTCAAAGGTCTCgggataa
- the LOC124186475 gene encoding 26S proteasome regulatory subunit 10B: MATTADPVREQSLQDYRKKLLEHKEVESRLKEMREQLKDLTKQYDKSENDLKALQSVGQIVGEVLKQLTEEKFIVKATNGPRYVVGCRRQLDKNKLKSGTRVALDMTTLTIMRYLPREVDPLVYNMSHEDPGDVTYSAIGGLSEQIRELREVIELPLLNPELFQRVGITPPKGCLLYGPPGTGKTLLARAVASQLDANFLKVVSSAIVDKYIGESARLIREMFNYARDHQPCIIFMDEIDAIGGRRFSEGTSADREIQRTLMELLNQMDGFDSLGQVKMIMATNRPDTLDPALLRPGRLDRKIEIPLPNEQARLEILKIHAGPIAKHGEIDYEAVVKLSDGFNGADLRNVCTEAGLFAIRSEREYVVQEDFMKAVRKVSDNKKLESKLDYKPV, from the exons atggcgacgaCCGCGGACCCTGTCAGGGAACAATCCCTTCAAGATTATCGTAAAAAGCTTTTGGAGCATAAAGAAGTAGAGTCTCGGCTAAAGGAGA TGCGAGAGCAGCTCAAGGACCTCACCAAGCAGTATGACAAGTCAGAAAATGATCTGAAAGCCTTGCAGAGCGTCGGTCAG attgttgGAGAAGTACTGAAGCAACTTACGGAAGAAAAAT TCATAGTCAAAGCCACTAACGGACCGCGATACGTGGTAGGCTGCAGGCGTCAGCTGGACAAAAACAAGTTGAAGTCAGGCACTCGCGTCGCTTTGGACATGACTACTCTCACAATTATGCGCTACCTGCCTCGCGAGGTTGACCCACTGGTCTACAACATGTCTCATGAGGATCCTGGCGACGTCACATACTCCGCGATCGGAGGTCTCAGTGAGCAGATCCGTGAATTGAGAGAAGTCATCGAGCTGCCCCTTTTGAATCCCGAACTATTCCAGAGGGTTGGCATTACGCCACCTAAGGGATGCCTTCTCTATGGACCACCTGGAACTGGAAAAACCCTGCTGGCTAGGGCTGTTGCTAGTCAGCTGGATGCCAACTTTTTGAAAGTCGTTTCCAGTGCTATTGTTGACAAATACATCGGGGAGTCGGCGCGTTTGATTAGAGAGATGTTCAACTACGCTCGTGATCACCAACCCTGCATTATATTCATGGATGAAATCGATGCAATTG gTGGTCGCAGATTCTCTGAGGGAACCAGCGCCGATCGTGAAATCCAGCGAACATTAATGGAATTACTGAACCAAATGGACGGTTTCGATTCTCTAGGACAAGTCAAAATGATTATGGCTACTAACAGGCCAGATACTTTGGATCCAGCTCTGCTGAGACCTGGAAGATTGGATAGAAAAATAGAGATACCTCTACCTAATGAACAGGCACGATtagaaattctgaaaattcatgCCGGTCCAATTGCTAAGCACGGTGAAATTG ATTACGAAGCAGTAGTCAAATTATCAGATGGATTCAATGGCGCTGACTTGAGAAACGTCTGCACAGAGGCAGGATTGTTCGCGATACGATCGGAGCGAGAGTACGTTGTGCAAGAAGACTTTATGAAGGCTGTTCGAAAAGTTTCAGATAACAAAAAACTCGAATCGAAATTGGATTATAAACCAGTGTAA
- the LOC124187092 gene encoding lysophosphatidylserine lipase ABHD12, whose amino-acid sequence MPKWEICRLQSVYWPRSVDFEKPEAVGLEGARNFYVKTDQDVNIGAWQILPRSLLNTSISCTSEAFESILASSKRPVILYMHGNSGNRASGHRLELYRLFQNLDYHVVCFDYRSYGDSDDVDLSETGVVADSKYMLEWLIKKVKNSAPIYVWGHSLGTGVASHVLALMASEGVRIAGLFLEAPFNNIADELSEHPFAQLFKHLPWFHWMIVQPFYDNELRFESDKHITKIECPIMILHAQDDGVIPFFLGEKVGILAILHLD is encoded by the exons ATGCCAAAGTGGGAAATTTGCCGTCTTCAGAGCG TTTACTGGCCTCGAAGCGTGGACtttgaaaaaccagaagctgtgGGACTTGAAGGCGCCCGGAATTTCTACGTCAAGACTGATCAAGATGTGAACATTGGAGCATG GCAAATTTTACCTCGATCTCTATTAAACACGTCAATTTCTTGCACCTCTGAAGCATTCGAATCTATTTTGGCAAGTTCAAAACGTCCGGTTATTCTGTACATGCATGGAAACAGTGGGAACAGAGCCAGCGGACACAGACTGGAGTTGTACAGGCTTTTTCAAAACCTAGACTACCACGTTGTCTGCTTCGACTACCGAA GCTATGGTGACAGCGACGACGTCGATCTGTCCGAGACAGGAGTCGTCGCAGACAGCAAGTACATGCTGGAGTGgttgataaaaaaagtaaagaactCTGCGCCAATTTACGTGTGGGGTCATTCGCTAGGAACTGG AGTCGCTTCGCATGTCCTAGCTCTAATGGCATCTGAAGGTGTTCGTATTGCGGGTCTTTTCCTGGAAGCTCCTTTCAACAATATTGCGGATGAATTGAGCGAGCACCCGTTTGCACAG CTATTCAAACACTTGCCGTGGTTTCATTGGATGATTGTTCAACCGTTCTATGACAACGAATTGAGATTCGAATCCGACAAACACATTACAAAGATCGAATGTCCGATTATGATTCTGCACGCTCAAGATGACGGTGTCATACCTTTTTTCCTGGGCGAGAAGGTTGGCATTTTGGCAATATTGCATTTAGATTAA